A portion of the Pedobacter cryoconitis genome contains these proteins:
- the tnpC gene encoding IS66 family transposase: MQSSDTIDYKELYEYSRKENILLREEFKQLRLVNEQLLHRLEQLLKLSFGSKSERYVGKEQSPGQLRLGLTEEVTVEVSVPASVATEKAKQVQPAQEKKKHFVIPESIVDEIQEIHPDVIPEGSKCTGSEISYRLKCSPARLTAKKIIRYKYLLPTPAGDPGLTSKIIIAPLPDEVIRNCMADASLLATLIIEKYCDHLPVYRQMTRFDRTGIKLAHSTLLDWIAKTCTLLNPLYEKLKQEVLQSNYLMMDETTMRVMDKSKKGTTHRGYFWAAQAPPAQLVFFEYQPGRNQEVPQALLSDYKGYLQSDGYSCYETLAVNKDIKLLCCMAHARRYFLESEKNDPKRAAYALNVFGQLYDIEREIKDKTTSERKEARQELSKPLWILFGQWLEENAGMLNEKSAIHKAFAYTMKRYKRLSVYMENGTLNIDNNPIEGSIRGIALGRKNFLFCGSHDGAQRSAMLYSFMGTCKLQGINPIVWMVDVLKKINIQPADQIQNLLPHRWKELKEIEPVL, from the coding sequence ATGCAGTCATCAGACACGATTGATTATAAAGAATTGTATGAATATTCCCGGAAGGAAAACATCCTTCTACGGGAAGAATTCAAGCAATTGCGTTTGGTAAATGAGCAACTACTTCACCGTTTGGAACAATTGCTCAAACTGAGCTTTGGCAGCAAAAGTGAACGCTATGTGGGCAAGGAACAAAGTCCTGGTCAGCTTCGTTTGGGGCTGACCGAAGAAGTTACCGTTGAAGTAAGCGTACCTGCATCTGTTGCAACTGAAAAAGCAAAACAGGTGCAGCCAGCACAGGAAAAGAAGAAGCACTTCGTGATTCCTGAAAGTATCGTGGACGAGATCCAGGAGATCCATCCTGATGTGATTCCTGAAGGCAGCAAATGCACCGGAAGTGAAATCTCTTATCGCCTAAAATGCAGTCCTGCCCGTTTGACAGCCAAAAAGATCATCCGTTATAAATACCTGTTACCTACACCTGCCGGTGATCCGGGCCTGACCAGCAAGATTATTATTGCACCTCTTCCTGATGAAGTGATCAGAAACTGTATGGCTGATGCCTCGCTGCTGGCGACGCTGATCATTGAAAAGTATTGCGACCACCTACCGGTGTACCGCCAGATGACCCGTTTTGATCGTACAGGAATCAAACTTGCACATTCTACACTGCTGGACTGGATTGCAAAGACCTGCACACTGTTAAATCCATTGTATGAAAAACTTAAACAGGAAGTCCTGCAAAGTAACTACCTGATGATGGATGAAACCACGATGAGGGTGATGGATAAAAGTAAAAAAGGAACTACCCACCGGGGGTATTTCTGGGCAGCACAGGCTCCGCCAGCTCAACTGGTATTCTTTGAATATCAGCCTGGGCGCAATCAGGAAGTGCCACAGGCACTGCTATCCGATTACAAAGGCTACCTCCAAAGTGACGGGTACAGCTGTTATGAGACTCTTGCAGTAAACAAGGATATCAAATTGTTATGTTGCATGGCGCATGCCAGGCGCTATTTCCTGGAATCAGAGAAAAATGACCCAAAAAGGGCTGCATATGCACTGAATGTCTTTGGGCAGCTTTATGATATTGAACGTGAAATCAAGGATAAAACTACCAGTGAGCGCAAGGAAGCCAGACAGGAACTTTCCAAACCTTTATGGATTCTCTTTGGGCAATGGCTTGAAGAAAATGCAGGAATGCTGAACGAGAAAAGTGCTATTCACAAAGCCTTTGCCTATACCATGAAACGATATAAACGGCTATCGGTATATATGGAAAACGGCACCTTAAACATCGATAACAACCCAATTGAGGGTAGTATAAGAGGGATTGCGCTCGGAAGAAAGAACTTTCTGTTCTGCGGTTCCCATGATGGAGCGCAAAGAAGTGCCATGTTATATTCTTTCATGGGAACATGCAAATTACAAGGCATTAATCCCATAGTCTGGATGGTAGATGTATTGAAAAAAATCAATATACAACCCGCTGACCAAATCCAAAATCTTTTACCGCACCGATGGAAAGAGCTGAAGGAAATCGAGCCTGTGCTGTAG
- a CDS encoding DDE-type integrase/transposase/recombinase produces the protein MSLRQACILFCISTSVFYYHAKRKDDQEIIDQLSALAESHRTWGFWMMYHRLRKLQHIWNHKRVYRVYTLMRLNLRNKRKKRLPARVKEPLLRPIYPNVTWSLDFMHDTLASGKTIRTLNVIDDFNREVLSITVDTSLPSQRVIRELETLLDWRGKPDAIRSDNGPEFIAAALSDWCEINGISWIQIQPGKPTQNSLIERL, from the coding sequence ATGAGCCTTCGGCAGGCCTGCATACTTTTTTGTATCAGCACCTCAGTTTTTTATTATCATGCCAAGCGAAAAGATGATCAGGAGATCATTGATCAGTTATCCGCTCTTGCGGAATCCCATCGTACCTGGGGTTTCTGGATGATGTATCACCGCCTGCGTAAACTTCAGCATATTTGGAACCATAAACGTGTTTACCGCGTTTACACTTTGATGCGGCTGAATCTACGCAACAAAAGAAAGAAACGTCTTCCTGCACGCGTAAAAGAGCCGCTGTTGCGTCCAATCTATCCAAATGTAACCTGGAGTTTGGATTTTATGCATGATACTTTAGCCAGTGGTAAGACAATCAGAACGTTAAATGTAATTGATGATTTTAATCGTGAAGTGCTTTCTATAACTGTCGACACTAGTTTGCCCTCACAGCGGGTTATAAGGGAGTTGGAAACATTGCTCGACTGGAGAGGAAAACCTGATGCAATTCGATCTGACAACGGTCCTGAATTTATAGCTGCAGCCCTGTCAGATTGGTGCGAAATCAATGGTATAAGCTGGATTCAGATACAACCTGGCAAGCCCACACAGAACAGTCTGATCGAGCGTTTGTAA
- a CDS encoding integrase core domain-containing protein: MERAEGNRACAVVLAYERFNRTFRQDVLDSYMFDNLAELRKYALAWAWMYNNERPHAALGYRTPVEFLLKYGKLSALKQRQFPTLQQDNNSNSNWNSLVLNVAS; the protein is encoded by the coding sequence ATGGAAAGAGCTGAAGGAAATCGAGCCTGTGCTGTAGTGTTAGCTTACGAGCGTTTTAACAGAACTTTCAGACAGGACGTGCTGGATAGTTATATGTTCGATAATCTGGCTGAGTTAAGAAAATATGCACTGGCCTGGGCATGGATGTACAACAATGAAAGACCGCATGCAGCGCTGGGCTATAGAACCCCAGTAGAGTTCTTATTGAAATATGGAAAACTTTCAGCGCTGAAACAGCGCCAGTTTCCCACATTACAACAAGATAATAATAGCAATAGTAATTGGAATTCTTTAGTTTTGAACGTAGCTAGTTAG
- the tnpB gene encoding IS66 family insertion sequence element accessory protein TnpB (TnpB, as the term is used for proteins encoded by IS66 family insertion elements, is considered an accessory protein, since TnpC, encoded by a neighboring gene, is a DDE family transposase.) translates to MIPTNKNYFVYPDCIDGRKSFNGLTGIIRSELQRDPAGGDVYIFVSRSRQSIKLLFWEHGGFVIYYKKMDNGSFEVPPLRADGQGRHISEIQLLQVIRGIEFQKEKQRGNVRKTTLALEQ, encoded by the coding sequence ATGATACCGACCAATAAAAATTATTTTGTATACCCCGATTGTATTGATGGCCGCAAAAGTTTTAACGGGCTTACAGGGATTATCCGTAGCGAACTGCAACGCGATCCTGCAGGTGGCGATGTGTATATTTTTGTGAGCCGCTCGCGGCAAAGCATCAAATTATTATTCTGGGAACATGGCGGCTTTGTGATTTACTATAAGAAGATGGACAATGGGAGTTTTGAAGTTCCGCCACTTCGTGCTGATGGCCAAGGCCGGCATATCAGCGAAATCCAGTTGCTGCAGGTAATCCGGGGTATTGAATTTCAGAAAGAAAAGCAGCGAGGCAACGTGCGGAAAACTACACTAGCTTTGGAGCAATAA